In the genome of uncultured Sphaerochaeta sp., the window AGTACCCACTCGTAGAGTCCTATGGCACAGACCATGGTGAACCCCATGGACAGTGCCAGCAACAGCCTCTGTTCCAGTGTACTCCATCGTATGCCACGCACCAGCATACTGGCAAGGAAAATCAAGAGGATGGTTATGAAGGCCAGCATGCCGATGTAGCCCATTTCGGCTGCGGTAAGCAGGTAGATGTGGTGTGCCACCCCTGCTTGTTCCTCGTTGCGCATGACCTCGATGTGGCGGCGGTAGTCCATTTCCTCGGTAAGTACCTTCGAGTAGAGGTTGATGCCCACTCCGGTGGGATGGTCATCCGCCATCATGAGGGCTGCTATTTCAAACTCGTTGCGTGCTTCCTCGCTTGCCGGCGGAGCGTTGAGGAAGCGGTCGATGACGGTGTCTGCGACCAGGATGGCTCCTATGAGCATGCAGATGACAATGATGAGGGTGGTGCGCTTTGCCCGCACTTCCTTGTTCTTCCTGTTTCCTACCACCAGAGAGCCTACCACCAGGGCAGCCGCAGCTGCCATGCCGGTGCGAGAACCTGTGGTGAACACGGCAAAGAGGGTTCCCAGCGCTGCTGCGAGGGCAAGCAGAAAATGGATCAGGGAAGCTTGCTTTTCGTACAGCAGCCAGACGAGCAGAACGCACAGGATGATGAGGGCAAAGGATGGGATGGTGTTCGAGTGGTCGAAAAAGGCCCAGGCTCGGTAGATTCCGTCCAGGTATTTCTGCTTGAAGGTGATGAGGGCAAGGATGATGCCGGTTGCAATGTATGCACCCACCAAGGCTTGGATCGATTGGTTGTTCACATCCTCGGTTTTGAAGAAGTTGACGGTCACCCAGTACATGATGCCCATACGGACCAGTTGCCAGATGGCGAACCA includes:
- a CDS encoding O-antigen ligase family protein; its protein translation is MKYLVFLIAMAAGVPFIALVSSLSPRLKRLAFAFMVVTFLFNSMTSINFLSMEYYRGPVRGFEVTFADLIAWGLALGMMLRTPQKIVWKPRFTIMLSLFFLYIIFSLVRAGNSLLGWFAIWQLVRMGIMYWVTVNFFKTEDVNNQSIQALVGAYIATGIILALITFKQKYLDGIYRAWAFFDHSNTIPSFALIILCVLLVWLLYEKQASLIHFLLALAAALGTLFAVFTTGSRTGMAAAAALVVGSLVVGNRKNKEVRAKRTTLIIVICMLIGAILVADTVIDRFLNAPPASEEARNEFEIAALMMADDHPTGVGINLYSKVLTEEMDYRRHIEVMRNEEQAGVAHHIYLLTAAEMGYIGMLAFITILLIFLASMLVRGIRWSTLEQRLLLALSMGFTMVCAIGLYEWVLRQTPVLYQTVVALGFGQALLDKAAPTRGERIDGQ